In one Rutidosis leptorrhynchoides isolate AG116_Rl617_1_P2 chromosome 8, CSIRO_AGI_Rlap_v1, whole genome shotgun sequence genomic region, the following are encoded:
- the LOC139863033 gene encoding beta-fructofuranosidase, soluble isoenzyme I-like: MKTTSDIEHAPNQTPLLDHPEPPSAAVKKQLIIRVLSSIILVSLLFAFAFVFIIRNQQNSSYTVTNSEPVPNKPSLQHSQSDRLTWERTAFHFQPAKNFIYDPNGPLFHMGWYHLFYQYNPYAPVWGNMSWGHAVSKNMINWFELPVALTPTIWYDIEGVLSGSTTVLPNGQIFALYTGNANDFSQLQCKAVPVNVSDPLLVDWVRYDDNPILYTPPGIGLKDYRDPSTVWTGPDGRHRMIMGTKRGTTGMVLVYYTTDYTNYELSDEPLHSVPNTDMWECVDFYPVSLTNDSALDIAAYGSGIKHVIKESWEGHGMDWYSIGTYDATTDKWTPDNPDLDVGIGFRVDYGRFFASKSLYDPLKKRRVTWGYIGESDSPDQDLSRGWATIYNVGRTVVLDRKTGTHLLHWPVEEIESLRSKVSEFKEIELNPGSIIPLEIGMATQLDIVATFEVDQDALEAKSETNDEYDCTASSGAAQRGRLGPFGVAVLADGTLSELTPVYFYIAKNSNGVVATHFCTDKLRSSLDYDGEKVVYGSTVPVLDEEEMTMRLLVDHSVIEGFAQGGRTVITSRVYPTKAIYEGAKVFLFNNATEANVKASIKIWHMATAQVQPYPF; the protein is encoded by the exons ATGAAAACCACTAGTGACATTGAACATGCACCCAACCAGACTCCCTTACTTGACCACCCTGAACCACCTTCAGCTGCGGTTAAAAAACAGTTGATCATAAGGGTTCTGTCTAGTATCATCTTAGTTTCTTTGTTATTTGCTTTCGCTTTCGTATTCATCATACGTAACCAACAAAATTCCAGTTATACCGTCACTAATTCGGAACCTGTTCCGAATAAACCTTCACTGCAACACTCGCAATCTGATCGGTTGACGTGGGAGCGAACAGCTTTTCATTTTCAACCGGCGAAAAACTTCATCTACG ATCCCAATG GTCCATTATTCCACATGGGTTGGTACCATCTGTTCTATCAATACAACCCGTACGCACCCGTTTGGGGCAACATGTCATGGGGTCACGCCGTGTCGAAAAACATGATCAACTGGTTCGAGCTTCCAGTTGCTTTAACCCCAACCATTTGGTACGATATTGAAGGCGTTTTATCCGGGTCCACCACCGTCCTTCCAAACGGGCAAATCTTTGCATTATACACGGGAAATGCTAATGATTTTTCCCAATTACAATGTAAAGCTGTACCCGTTAACGTATCTGACCCACTTCTTGTTGATTGGGTCAGATATGACGATAACCCAATCCTGTATACTCCACCAGGGATTGGGTTAAAAGATTATCGGGACCCGTCAACAGTCTGGACGGGTCCCGATGGAAGGCATCGGATGATTATGGGAACTAAAAGAGGAACTACAGGAATGGTACTTGTGTACTACACCACTGATTACACTAACTACGAGTTGTCCGATGAACCATTGCACTCGGTCCCAAATACTGATATGTGGGAATGTGTTGACTTTTACCCTGTTTCGTTGACTAATGATAGTGCACTTGATATTGCGGCCTATGGGTCGGGTATCAAACATGTTATTAAAGAAAGTTGGGAGGGACATGGTATGGATTGGTATTCAATTGGGACTTATGATGCAACGACTGATAAATGGACACCCGATAACCCAGATCTAGATGTGGGTATTGGGTTCAGAGTTGATTATGGGCGATTTTTTGCATCGAAGAGTCTTTATGACCCGTTAAAGAAGAGGCGAGTTACTTGGGGTTATATTGGAGAATCAGATAGTCCTGATCAAGATCTCTCTAGAGGATGGGCTACTATCTAC AATGTTGGAAGAACCGTGGTGCTAGATAGAAAAACGGGAACCCATCTTCTTCATTGGCCCGTTGAGGAAATTGAAAGTTTAAGATCCAAAGTTAGTGAATTCAAAGAGATTGAGCTAAACCCAGGTTCGATCATTCCACTTGAAATAGGCATGGCTACTCAG TTGGACATAGTTGCAACATTTGAGGTGGATCAAGATGCATTAGAAGCAAAAAGTGAAACCAATGATGAATACGATTGCACCGCAAGCTCGGGTGCAGCCCAAAGGGGAAGGTTGGGACCATTTGGGGTTGCGGTTCTTGCTGATGGAACCCTTTCTGAGTTGACTCCAGTGTATTTCTACATAGCTAAAAATAGCAATGGAGTTGTAGCAACACATTTTTGTACGGATAAGCTAAG GTCATCCCTTGATTATGACGGTGAGAAAGTGGTATATGGGAGCACTGTTCCTGTACTTGATGAAGAAGAAATGACAATGAGGTTATTG GTGGATCATTCTGTGATAGAGGGGTTTGCACAAGGAGGAAGAACGGTAATAACATCAAGAGTGTATCCAACAAAGGCAATATACGAAGGAGCCAAAGTGTTTTTGTTCAACAACGCAACTGAAGCCAACGTTAAGGCATCTATCAAGATTTGGCATATGGCTACTGCCCAAGTTCAGCCTTACCCTTTTTAA
- the LOC139861458 gene encoding uncharacterized protein, whose amino-acid sequence MHIRFQSEINRNENLTYCTIHPPPPDLPDPPPPTSELHKRLEDLRINNPELFKSEVAKMQQILAERRFKRDKFKIKMGINQDPQTQLNQDVPRTSVLNAQAPDETSPV is encoded by the exons ATGCACATCCGTTTTCAAAGCGAAATAAACAG aaaCGAAAATCTGACATATTGTACAATACATCCGCCGCCGCCGGATCTTCCCGACCCTCCTCCACCTACCTCCGAGTTACATAAAAGATTGGAAGATCTTCGTATCAACAATCCGGAGCTGTTCAAATCGGAGGTGGCTAAAATGCAACAGATATTGGCTGAAAGGAGATTCAAACGGGACAAGTTTAAGATCAAGATGGGTATCAACCAAGATCCACAAACCCAACTAAATC aAGACGTGCCACGAACATCTGTGCTCAATGCTCAAGCGCCAGACGAAACAAGTCCGGTATAA